The sequence GGCGGCGATCGCCGTCAGCGGCAGGACCGTGCCGCGCAGCCCAACATCGAAGATCTGCTGAAGGAAGGGCAGGACGTGTTGGTGCAGGTGGTCAAGGAGCCCATCGGCACCAAGGGCGCGCGCATCACGTCGCACGTCACCATTCCGGGCCGCTTCCTCGTGTTCATGCCGACCGTCGATCACATCGGCGTGTCGCGCAAGATCGAGTCGCGCGAGGAGCGGGCGCGTCTGCGCGGCATCGTCAGGCAGTTCCGCGAGGCGCACGCCTTCAACGGCGGCGTCATCATCCGCACCGCCGCGGCCGGCCGGCCCGACGCCGACATCCTGGGCGATCTCGAGTACTTCCACCAGGTGTGGAAGGAGATCAAGCACAAGTCGGACACGCAGCGATCGCCCGCGGTCATCTACCGCGAGCAGAGTCTCGTGGCCAAACTGCTGCGCGATCTGCTCAACGACGAGTTCAGCGTGATTCGCATCGATTCGCCGGAGGAGCATCGCCGCGTGACGACGCTCATCGAGCGGATCATGCCGTCGATGCTGCCGCGCGTGAAGCTCTACACGCGCGACTTCCCGATCTTCGAGGAGTACGGGATCCGGACCGAGATCGACAAGGCGTTGCGCAGCAAGGTCTGGCTCAAGTCGGGCGGTTACATCGTCATCAACCAGACCGAGGCGCTGGTGGCGATCGACGTCAACACCGGCCGCTACGTCGGCAAGAAGACCACGGGACGGCTGGAGGACACGATCCTCAAGACCAACCTCGAAGCGGTCAAGGAGATCGTGCGGCAGCTCCGCCTGCGCGACATGGGCGGCATCGTCGTGCTCGACTTCATCGACATGGAGGACAAGAAGAACCGCCAGAAGGTCTTCCAGACGCTGGAGCAGGAACTGCGCCGCGATCGCGCGCCGAGCAAGGCGATCCAGGTGTCGGACTTCGGGCTGATCATCATCACGCGCAAGCGCGTGAAGCAGAGCCTGGAACGCATGATGACCGACACGTGCCCGTACTGTTCGGGGACGGGCACCATCAAGTCGAGCGCCACCGTCTGCCAGGAGATCCTGAACGAGTTCAGAAAGGTGGGCGGCGACATCGACGGGCGCGGCGTGCTGCTGCGCGTGAACCCCGAGATTGCCGACGCCCTCCACGGCGACGAGCGCGGCGTGCTGCGCGAAGTGGAGCAGGTCATCGGGCGGACGGTGACCGTCCGCCCCGACGCCTACCTCCACCACGAGCAGTTCGACGTGATGGCGCTCTAGGCAGGGGGCCGCCAGTGGCTGAGCTCCCAGGTCCGTCTGTTCCTGTATACTGCCGACTGGAGCTCAGGAGGCTACTGATGACGCGTAGAATGACGGCTGGACTGACGAGCGTGGTGGCGGCAAGTGCGATGGCGCTCGTGGCGACGACGGCTCCCCTGGCGGCCCAGCACAAGGCACCGAATGCGCAGCCTGCCACGGCTGCTGCTGATACGTCAGCACTTCCTGTCGGGACCACGTCGCTCGGCACGGTACGCCTGACCCGCAGCGTGAAGGCCAATGGCGAGGCCCTGCCGGCCGGCAGCTATCAGCTGCGGCTGACGGGCGAGGAACCGCCGGCCCCCACCGGGGCGACCAAGCCGTACGAGCGCTGGGTGGAATTCGTGCGTGGCGGCAGGGTCGTCGGCCGCGAGGTCGTGAGTGTGGTGCCTGCCAGCGAGATCAAGAACGTCTCGAAGGGCGGCGCGCCGGCGCCAGGCCAGTCGAAGGTGGAACTGCTCCGGGGTGACGATTACCTGCGCGTGTGGGTCAACCGGGGCGGCACGCACTACCTGGTCCACCTCGCCACGGCGTAAGCGGGTTCGCAGACCGAAATAGGAAAGGGCCGCCTCGTCAAGGCGGCCCTTCGTGTTTCTGGCGGGCCCGGCTTCTACTTCTGTTCGTTCCCCGCTCTGACCACGCGGATGTTGCCGGCAAAGGAACTGAGGTCGAAGAAAGCCGAGGCGTCGCCGACGCTGCCGCGGACGTAGTGACGGCCGGGAGCAGCCGGCTCGGTGGGGATGTCGCTCCTGACGTCACCCTTGACGGTGGCGGCTTCGAATTCGAACCCCCCGCGTCCGGGCGCCACGACGACGATGATGTTGCCGCCGTGGGTCTTGATTTCGTAGCGGCCGGCTGCACGCGGGATCGCGTCGAACTCCACGTTGCCCGAGATCGTGCTCACCGACGCGCGATCCGACGACGAACCCGTGACGCGGACGTTCCCCGTCACCGAGCCGAGCGTGAGGGACGTGGCCTTCACCCCCGATGCCGTGACGTTGCCGCTCACCGACTGCAGATTCGCTTCGCCCGCCACGGTGCTCCGTGACAGCGCCACGTCGCCGGACATGCTGCGCAGCAGCCTGACGCGCGACAGCGCTTCGCCGAGTACGTCGCCTGCCATCGCCACCACGTGGACGTCGCCGGCGACGTTGGACAGCACGACGTTGCCCTGGACGTTGCGCAAGTCCAGCGCCGTGCCGGCCGGCAGCGCGATTTCGTAGTCGGTCCGTACGCGGACACGCCCGTTGGACGGCGTGGTGCCGCGCGGCGGCAGCGCCGTTCGCACGGCCACGCGATTGGCGTGCGAGGTCACGTCGACCGAGAGGGACTCGAGCAGCGCCTGGACGTCCGGCCCGCGTCCCTGCACGCGGCGCACGACCGACAGGCGTCCTTCGCGTCCCTTGCCGCCCACCACCACCACGTCGCCGAGCGTGTTGACCAGGTCCAGCGTGATGCCGTCGCCGCCCGTGAACGCGCGCACGATCGTATCGCCGTCAGACCAGTGGACGCGTTCGGCGTCGCGTCTGACGTCGCGCTCGCGCTGCGCCTCGCGCTGCGCTTCACGCCTGGCCTCGCGTTCGCGCTGCTGCTGGTCGCGTGGTGCGGCGGCCGTGCGCGTTGGCGGTGTCGGTGACACAGGTGCGGCAGGAGCCGCCGGCTGCACGAGAGCCAGCGGGTCGTTCCAGAGCGGGGCGGCAGCCCCCGGACGTGGCGGCACGGCCGCCAGTACGCTCGCACACATCACTCCACGCCAGATCCCGTTCATCGTCGTCATCCCTTGTTCAACCCCGAGGCAATGGCCGTTGCGCCGGCCGGGTTGCCTTTGCGCATCTCGTTCATCAGCGCAATCGTGTCCTGCAGCAACGCCACCTTGCGGCGGAAGGCATCGAACAGGCTCTGCTGCGCCAGTTGGCTCTGCGGATCGGTGCGCAACGCCTGTCGGCTCTCGTCGATCGCGCTGTCGATCACGGCAAGACTCCGGCGCAGCGTCGCCATCATCGCCGGATCGAGTGGCGACTCGCTCTCGTTGGCGATGCGTTCGAGGCCCGCGATCGCGTTCTCGTAGTGCCGTGCGGCCAGATCGAGCTCGCCTTCGATCGACGTCACGAGATCGGCCGGCGAATCGCCGCTCGAACGTGCCATCCCCGTGTCGGCAGGTGTCGTCCCGAGCGAATGCCGCAGCACCAGCAACGAGCCGGCGACGATGAGCACGAGCATGGCGGCCATGGCCAGCCAGCGCCACGCGAGTCCCCTGGATCTCGCGTCGTGCTCGGGTGTCGCCGGTGCCGCGCGCTGGAATGCCGGATCCGCGGTGAGCTGCGCCGCAATGCGATCCCATGACTGAGGTGAGGGACCTTCGGTGCCGATGAGGCGCAGTTCCGCCTGGAGTCGCCGGGCGTCGGCCATGAGCTGCGCGCAGTCGACGCACGTGGTGAGGTGCACGTCGAGCGCCGCGACCTCGTCGCGGCCAAGCGCCCCGATCATCTGTGCGTCTATCGCCTGCCTGGCGTCCTGGCAGTTCACTGACGTGCTCCTCCCACGCGCGCGCGGCCGAGCAGGCCCCGGAGGCGCGCGCGCGCCTTGTGGACCTGCGACTTCGACGTGCCTTCTGCAATGCCCAGCATCGATGCGATCTCCCGATGCTCGAAGCCCTCCACGTCGTGCAGCAGGAAGGCGGCCCGACAGCCCGGAGGGAGCGTCTTCAACGCACGCTCGAGCTCGAGTCGATCCAGCACGCCGGTGGCCGTGTGCGTCGTGGCCGCGACGGGCGGCAGGTCGTCGTTCAGCCAGTCGGTCTGCTGGTCGTTGCGCCGTGCCTTGCTGCGCAGGCGGTCGAGACAGGCGTTGACGCCAAGCCGGTACAGCCACGTGCCGAGCGACGAGTCGCCCTTGAACGACGTCATCTTGCGAAAGGCGAGCAGGAAGATCTCCTGCAGCATGTCCTCGGCGTCCTCCGCCTGCCCGAGCATGCGATAGGCGACGGCATACAGCCTGACGCTGTGGACCCGATGGATCTCCTCGAATGCCGCCAGGTCCCCCGCGCGGCATCGAGCGGCGAGCCGCATGTCGGCGGCATGACTCGTCACTGGCTCTTTGACGGCAGGACGGGCCGACAGGTTGCCGGCCCCATTCTCACCTTGGCGAACTCGCGGATGCGGCGGCCGACGACGACGACCCCCTCGGCACGGAGGAGAGCGGCCTTCTCCGACTGGTGGCCGCCGTAACCGCCGAGCGCACCGCCCGCAGCCACCACGCGGTGGGCCGGCAGCCGGCGCGGGCCGCTCGTGGCCATCAGCGTGCCCACCGCACGTGCGGCGCCCGGACGTCCTGCCGCCTCGGCCACATCGCCGTACGTCGCCACGCGTCCGGAGGGGATGGCCCGCACAACGGCATACACGCGGTCGGCGAACGACGAGGGGCGCGACTGATGCGTCACGTGCGGAGATCGGCCATCAGAAGACGAACGCCACCTTCACGCGGACCTGAGCTCCGCCGAGATCCGTTTCGCCGTAATGAGCCGAGACGCCTGCAGATCCGATGGCGTCGGGCACCCAGCGGTAGAGGACATCGGCAGTGGCGCTGATGTGGCGTCCGAAGGGCAGCTCCACGCCGCCGAGCACGTGATAGCTGCCGAACGAGTCGCTGACGTTCTCGCTCCCGTCGGCAAATTCCGACGTCTCCTCGTACTGCAGGACGCCGAAGCCACCGCCCGCGAACGGGACGGGCCGCCAGGGCGTCCTTCCCGTCGAGCCGACCTTCGGCCGCGTCGTGAACCGCCAACCGATCGACACGTCGATGGGGCGCGCCGTCACCGTCACGGGGATGCCGAGGTCGAAGCGCTCGCCCGACGCGGTGAGGAACACGCGCGACCCGTCGGCCTCGAACTGCGACACGCTGACGTCGACGAACAGGTGCCTGCCGAGCAGGACGCCGGCGCCGCCGCCGAACGTCGGGCCGCTCGACTTGCCGAGGACCGCCGAGAGACTGTCTGCCGCCGTGAAGGACTGGGTGCCGAACAACGCGAAGACGCGCGGCCTGAACGACGGCTCGCGCTTCGGTGCGGGCGCCACCGCCTCATCGGCCTCGTCGGTGTCGTCGATGATGCCCGGCTCGACTGGCTCGTCCGCGGACCGCGGCCTGTCTACCGCGGGCGGCCGCGGGGCAGCGTCCTGGGCGTGCACGGGCGCCGCCACCAGCGCGACGGCCAGCAGTGACAGCGAGGCGAGGAGGTGACGTCCGCTCATCGCGCAATCCCCAGTCCGCGCAGCGTGGCGCGCGCGTCGATGAGGCCGTGGCCATACTCGTCGTCGCGTCCGGAGGCGCCGCGATCGGTGGCGAACCGCTTGATCGCGGCTTCGATCGCGGCGGGATTGCGAACGCCCTGCGAGTACAGCAGTGCGCCGAGTCCTGCAACGTGCGGTGCCGCCATCGACGTGCCCTGATACCCATCGTCTTCGAGCAGATCGAAGCGTGGCGCGAGCTGGAAGACGCCCATGGCCGAAGCCCTGTAGGTCTGCTGCCACACGAGCGCCGCGGTGCCGCCGGCGCGCCTGTTGCCGCCAGGCGCGGCGATCTCGATGTAGTCGGCGGTGTTGGAGTAGTAGGCGCGGGAGAGGTCCTGCCCCACGGCGCCTACGGCCATCACACCCTCGATGTCGCGCGCGTAGGACGCGGGATACTCCGGCCTGTTGCCGTCTTCGTACCCGTTGCCGCCGGCGAGCGTGACGAACACGCCGCGCGACACTGCGTACTGCAGCGCACTCTGCGTCGTCGCCGCCGGCTGGGTGCCGCCGATGCTGACGTTGATCACCTTCGCGCCGTTGTCGGCGGCATACCTGATGGCTCGCGCTTCTTCGGAGGCGAAGCACGCCCCGCCCTCGAACAGCGGCGGCACGGTGGACACGCCATCGGCGGCGAAGGCAAACAGCACCTCCCATTCGCTGAAGCACACCTTGAGCGGCATCAGGCGCGCCCTGTACGCCACGCCCACGCCACTCTCGCTGTTCATCGCCTGGCCGATCGTTCCCGCCACGTGCGTGCCGTGCCCGTCCATGTCGTACGGCATGTCGTCGTCGTAGGTGAAATCGTACGGCGACACGATCCTGTCGTCAGACGCGATGTCGGTGCTGCGCGCGAAGGGGACCTCGACGATCTGGTAACGGCCCTGGTAGAAGCGCGGGAATCGCAACACGTCGTTGACCATCGCGACGCCCGTGTCCACGACGGCCACGATCACGTTCGGGGCGCCGTCGTTGATGTCCCACGCGCGTTCCGCATTGATCGCGCGCATGTGCCACTGGCGCGAGTACGACGGATCTGTCGGCGTACGCCGCGGGCGATGCAGCACGTCGGGCTCGGCAAACGCCACTTCGGGCCGGGCGGCCAGTGCCGCGGCCGCCGCGCGCACGTCGACGTCGAGCGGCACGTCCACGTACGAGAAGTCCGTCCACGCGTCGCCCGCGCGGACCTGCGTGGGCAGTCCTGGCAGCGCCATCGTCACGGCCGACGTCTGCGCCTGCGTGGGGATGCCTTCACGGAACTTGACGAGCACGCGGCCGGGCACGTGGTCCACGCCGAGGCGGGCCGCCTCGCGCAGACCCTCGGCGAGGTCCACGCGCGGACGTCGCGTGACCGTGGGACCCTGCGCCGAGATCACGAGGCCGAGGGCGGCCATCGCGGTGAGCCCCGCGATCGTCGCGGAGATGGGACGTGCAACGCGTCGGCGCCACCGTCGTGCGCGAGGGCTCACGTCTGATACCTGAGGACTCGCGTGCTGGCGCTCTGGACGATGGGGCACAAGAGACTCGATTCGTGAAGCGCCCGGGCGGACCCTGCCGCCCGGGCCGTGACGGCTACGAGCGCGTCAGCAGGTACTGCTTGCGGAACGTGCGCTGCAGGAACGCGTTGGCGTCCGGGACGTTGGTCACGCGCATCGCCGCCGGGTCGTACTGCAGCGTGGCGTTGGGGAAATTCTCGGCGACGCTGCCGAGCAGCACGGCCTCGGTCACGAGCGACGCGTAGTCGAAGTTGGCCGAGCAGATCGTGCCGGGGCCCTTCAGGACGGCGTCGAGGAACTCGTGGTAGTGGTTCCGGTCGGGCACGGTCGGCAGCGTGCGCGCGGCGAACTTGTCGGCCGGATGGAGCGTGGGCTTCCCGATGTGCGGCAGCAGGATGGCGCCTTCGCTGCCGATGAACACGGCGCCAGAGCCGGGCACCTTGCCGCCCACCGCGTCGATCGCGTGCTGCGGCGGCCGCACCGCGCCGTCGTACCACGAGAACTCGAGCGTCGGCGTGGTGAACGTCGTCCCGGGGAATGTGAAGCGCAGGTTGGCGTCGATCGGCCAGTTGCCGTGCACGGCACCGGGACCCGATGACGTGATCGACGTCGGCAGGTAGAGATTGAGCCCGCGAATGGGCGTGCTGAAGATGTGGCAGCCCATGTCGCCGAGCGTGCCCGTGCCGAAGCTCTGACGCTTGCGCCAGTTGCCCGGGTGGTACACGTCGGTCTTGTACGGACGCTTCTCGCTCACGCCGATCCAGCCATCCCAGTCGAGCGTCGGCGGAATCGGATCGGACCCGGCGGGGATGGGCGACATGTCGCCCCACGTCTTGTCGCAGAACGCATGGACCTCGCTGACCTTGCCGATGAAGCCGTTGCGCAGCATCGCT comes from Acidobacteriota bacterium and encodes:
- a CDS encoding DUF4097 family beta strand repeat protein, which gives rise to MPPRPGAAAPLWNDPLALVQPAAPAAPVSPTPPTRTAAAPRDQQQREREARREAQREAQRERDVRRDAERVHWSDGDTIVRAFTGGDGITLDLVNTLGDVVVVGGKGREGRLSVVRRVQGRGPDVQALLESLSVDVTSHANRVAVRTALPPRGTTPSNGRVRVRTDYEIALPAGTALDLRNVQGNVVLSNVAGDVHVVAMAGDVLGEALSRVRLLRSMSGDVALSRSTVAGEANLQSVSGNVTASGVKATSLTLGSVTGNVRVTGSSSDRASVSTISGNVEFDAIPRAAGRYEIKTHGGNIIVVVAPGRGGFEFEAATVKGDVRSDIPTEPAAPGRHYVRGSVGDASAFFDLSSFAGNIRVVRAGNEQK
- a CDS encoding anti-sigma factor; protein product: MNCQDARQAIDAQMIGALGRDEVAALDVHLTTCVDCAQLMADARRLQAELRLIGTEGPSPQSWDRIAAQLTADPAFQRAAPATPEHDARSRGLAWRWLAMAAMLVLIVAGSLLVLRHSLGTTPADTGMARSSGDSPADLVTSIEGELDLAARHYENAIAGLERIANESESPLDPAMMATLRRSLAVIDSAIDESRQALRTDPQSQLAQQSLFDAFRRKVALLQDTIALMNEMRKGNPAGATAIASGLNKG
- a CDS encoding S8 family serine peptidase gives rise to the protein MSPRARRWRRRVARPISATIAGLTAMAALGLVISAQGPTVTRRPRVDLAEGLREAARLGVDHVPGRVLVKFREGIPTQAQTSAVTMALPGLPTQVRAGDAWTDFSYVDVPLDVDVRAAAAALAARPEVAFAEPDVLHRPRRTPTDPSYSRQWHMRAINAERAWDINDGAPNVIVAVVDTGVAMVNDVLRFPRFYQGRYQIVEVPFARSTDIASDDRIVSPYDFTYDDDMPYDMDGHGTHVAGTIGQAMNSESGVGVAYRARLMPLKVCFSEWEVLFAFAADGVSTVPPLFEGGACFASEEARAIRYAADNGAKVINVSIGGTQPAATTQSALQYAVSRGVFVTLAGGNGYEDGNRPEYPASYARDIEGVMAVGAVGQDLSRAYYSNTADYIEIAAPGGNRRAGGTAALVWQQTYRASAMGVFQLAPRFDLLEDDGYQGTSMAAPHVAGLGALLYSQGVRNPAAIEAAIKRFATDRGASGRDDEYGHGLIDARATLRGLGIAR
- a CDS encoding RNA polymerase sigma factor; the protein is MRLAARCRAGDLAAFEEIHRVHSVRLYAVAYRMLGQAEDAEDMLQEIFLLAFRKMTSFKGDSSLGTWLYRLGVNACLDRLRSKARRNDQQTDWLNDDLPPVAATTHTATGVLDRLELERALKTLPPGCRAAFLLHDVEGFEHREIASMLGIAEGTSKSQVHKARARLRGLLGRARVGGARQ
- a CDS encoding Rne/Rng family ribonuclease, with amino-acid sequence MTKEMIVSATDRETAVAILEDDQVVEFFIEREHQQGVIGNVYKGRVSKVLPGMQSSFIDLGLERDGFLYVSDVITPAEALEDDPDEPSTPSEQPVDVVAGAQDGVRDAVGDAEDDAQAAASVAPAASRGGDRRQRQDRAAQPNIEDLLKEGQDVLVQVVKEPIGTKGARITSHVTIPGRFLVFMPTVDHIGVSRKIESREERARLRGIVRQFREAHAFNGGVIIRTAAAGRPDADILGDLEYFHQVWKEIKHKSDTQRSPAVIYREQSLVAKLLRDLLNDEFSVIRIDSPEEHRRVTTLIERIMPSMLPRVKLYTRDFPIFEEYGIRTEIDKALRSKVWLKSGGYIVINQTEALVAIDVNTGRYVGKKTTGRLEDTILKTNLEAVKEIVRQLRLRDMGGIVVLDFIDMEDKKNRQKVFQTLEQELRRDRAPSKAIQVSDFGLIIITRKRVKQSLERMMTDTCPYCSGTGTIKSSATVCQEILNEFRKVGGDIDGRGVLLRVNPEIADALHGDERGVLREVEQVIGRTVTVRPDAYLHHEQFDVMAL
- a CDS encoding MGMT family protein → MTHQSRPSSFADRVYAVVRAIPSGRVATYGDVAEAAGRPGAARAVGTLMATSGPRRLPAHRVVAAGGALGGYGGHQSEKAALLRAEGVVVVGRRIREFAKVRMGPATCRPVLPSKSQ
- a CDS encoding Gfo/Idh/MocA family oxidoreductase, producing MPSSVSRRRFLQDLAVASAAVPLASHALQARTQEGRKVRHASFGASGMALSDIRSFSSHPAFDLVAVADTDLSRTEQVKKLFPNVRIYQDWRELLRKEADALDSVNVSTPDHMHAPIAMAAMSYGKHVYVQKPLATTVRETRQLAAVARARRLVSQMGIQISSHPTQLATEAMLRNGFIGKVSEVHAFCDKTWGDMSPIPAGSDPIPPTLDWDGWIGVSEKRPYKTDVYHPGNWRKRQSFGTGTLGDMGCHIFSTPIRGLNLYLPTSITSSGPGAVHGNWPIDANLRFTFPGTTFTTPTLEFSWYDGAVRPPQHAIDAVGGKVPGSGAVFIGSEGAILLPHIGKPTLHPADKFAARTLPTVPDRNHYHEFLDAVLKGPGTICSANFDYASLVTEAVLLGSVAENFPNATLQYDPAAMRVTNVPDANAFLQRTFRKQYLLTRS